One Baekduia alba genomic window, CCGCCACCTCGGGACCCTCGGCCACGGCGCCGTGGCCGGGGACCACGACGTCGACGTGCCTGGCGGCCTCGTCCAGCCGGTCGAGCGCCGTCTCGTAGGCGCTCAACTGGTCGTCCTGGCGAGGGTCGAAGAGGGGGATCAGGACGTCGGAGAGCATGTCACCGGCGAGCAGCACCCCACGGTCGGTGAGGAGGATCGCGGCGTGGCCGATGGCGTGGGCCTGGTGCTCGATGATCTCGCCCGGCACGGGTCCGCCGTCGGCGGGGAGCGGGGTGACGAGCGCGACCAGCTCGAGGGGGACGCCCGACGCGCTCTCGGCCGCCATCGCCTGTGCCCGCTGTCGGGCTTGGCCGGCAAGGTGGGCGTTGGCGGGGAGGGCGTAGCGCGGCACGTCGCCGAACCGGGGGTGCCAGAGCAGGTGGTCCCAGTGGGGATGGGTGGAGAACCCGGCGACCACCGGGATGCCGAGCCCGGCCACGTCATCGGCGAGTTGGTCCAGCTCGGCGCCGGTGATGCCGGGATCGATCAGGATCAACCCATCCTCTCCGCGCACCGCGATGGAGTTGGTCCAGACCCACTCGCTCTGCCGGACCCAGACGCCGTCGGCCACCTCCGTCAGCATGGGCGCACATCTTCCTCGGCGCTCGCGGTCTGCCAGAGCACCATCGCCTCGTCTGGCGTCGCGCACCCGGACCTGCCCTCCTCGACCTCGACGTCCCCGTCAAGCGCGGCGATCACCGCGTATGTCAGCTTGGCCATCGGGCTCCCATCGGTCGTTGTTCACGGGTGCAGTCAGGCCCGCACGTGCTGAGACGGCGATCACCGGCCAAAGTCATCGGTCACGGCTCGGGAGCTGGCGCGACGACGCGAGCCGGCGGGCCGCCCGGAGCTGCTCCTCGGTGTC contains:
- a CDS encoding MBL fold metallo-hydrolase, producing MLTEVADGVWVRQSEWVWTNSIAVRGEDGLILIDPGITGAELDQLADDVAGLGIPVVAGFSTHPHWDHLLWHPRFGDVPRYALPANAHLAGQARQRAQAMAAESASGVPLELVALVTPLPADGGPVPGEIIEHQAHAIGHAAILLTDRGVLLAGDMLSDVLIPLFDPRQDDQLSAYETALDRLDEAARHVDVVVPGHGAVAEGPEVAARLAADHAYIDALRRGREPVDARLGPHAEWLDGPHRSNLECALGR